The following is a genomic window from Hyalangium gracile.
CTGCAGCCCCAGCTCTCCGAGCAGCCGCCCGGAGATCTCCCGGCGGGTGAAGCCGAGCACGCGCAGGCTCGCCAGCTCCCGCTCCTTCTCCGCGAGCAGGATGCGGGCCCCGTTGTAGACGACCCCGAAGGCGATGACCGCACCGAAGGCGGTGAGGAAGCCGCTGAACACCAGCAGCACCTGGCCAAAGGTCTCGTCGAAGACGCGGAGGATGGCGTGCTTGAGGGTGACCGCGCCCACGGCGGGGGTGGCCTTCAAGCGCGCGTAGAGCGCCGCTTCTTGACGTGGGTCCACCTTCAGCCAGGCCGCGGAAAGGGTGGGCCCCTCGGCCATGAGGCGGTTGAGCGTGCGCACGTCCATGTACGCCGACAACCCCACGTACTCGTCCACCACGCCAGCCACCTCCACGGACTCCTCACGCCACGCCCCCTCCAGCACCTGCATGCGCAGGCGGTCTCCCACGCGTACGCCCAGCCCCGTCGCCAACCGCTCGGAGAGCAGCAGCCCTTCGGCGGGCAGCTCCAGGGGCCGAGGCCCGGTGCCCCAGAGCGGATGCAGCCGCGAGTGCACGGGCAGGCCGAGCAGCTCCACCCGGCGGGAGCGGTTTCCCGCGCGCAGCAGCACGGTCACCGCGCGCAGCCCCTCGACGTCCAGGACACCCGGCAGGTGCCGTAGCTCGCGCGCGGCCCGCTCTGGCACGGGCCGCGTGAAGGCGACGGTGAGATCCTCGCGCTGCGCCTGGGAGAACTGGACGTCCAGCAGGTAGCCCATGGCGTCACCCCAGAAGGCCCCCACCAGGATGATGGCGGTGGCGGCGGCCACGCCCAGCGCCGAGAGCGCCGCGCGCAGCGGGCGCCGCGCCACACTGCGCACCACCATGCGCGCCTGCGGTGAGGACAGAGTGCCCACCAGCAGGCGCTCCAGGGCGGAGGGGCGGAAAACGGGTGGCGCGGGGGGCATCATCGCCTCCGCCGGGGCGAGCCGCACCACACGCCGGGCGGCGCCCAGCGTCCCCAGCGCGGAGGCCAGCAGACTGCCCCCCACCGCCGCCAGGGGAATCCACGGGTGCAGGGTGTAGAGCGTCTCGGGGAAGTGGAAGAAGAGCGAGTACATCTCCGCCCAAGCCCGCCCCAGCACCACGCCTACGGCGATGCCGAGCAGCGCGCCCGCCAGGGTGATGATACCCATCCACTCCAGGTAGTGCAGCGCCACCTGGCCGCTGCCGTACCCCAACGCCTTGAGTGTCCCGATCCGCGTGCGCTCGGTGTGGACGAGCCGGCCCACCACGATGTGGAGGAGGAAGGCCGCGACCGCGAGGAAGATGACGGGCAGGACGGTGGCCTCGACGCGCAGCTCCTCGAGCTCGTCGTCCACGTAGCGATA
Proteins encoded in this region:
- a CDS encoding ABC transporter permease translates to MLERKLVRDLSRMKGQALSIGLVVACGVAVFVASLSTYGSLSENRRAYDARTRFSDVFASLERAPEPLARRIAALPGVATVETRIVQDVILDMEELPEPAVGRFVSIPAGHQPLLNRLHVRSGRLPEPGRNDEVLVNESFASWHGLTPGDSLVALLNGRRQRLRIVGVALSPEYIAAIRPGAFIPDDAHFGVLWMDRDALAAAFDMKGGFNDVVLALSEGASEPEVLRRLDALLAPHGGRGAHGRTEQASYRYVDDELEELRVEATVLPVIFLAVAAFLLHIVVGRLVHTERTRIGTLKALGYGSGQVALHYLEWMGIITLAGALLGIAVGVVLGRAWAEMYSLFFHFPETLYTLHPWIPLAAVGGSLLASALGTLGAARRVVRLAPAEAMMPPAPPVFRPSALERLLVGTLSSPQARMVVRSVARRPLRAALSALGVAAATAIILVGAFWGDAMGYLLDVQFSQAQREDLTVAFTRPVPERAARELRHLPGVLDVEGLRAVTVLLRAGNRSRRVELLGLPVHSRLHPLWGTGPRPLELPAEGLLLSERLATGLGVRVGDRLRMQVLEGAWREESVEVAGVVDEYVGLSAYMDVRTLNRLMAEGPTLSAAWLKVDPRQEAALYARLKATPAVGAVTLKHAILRVFDETFGQVLLVFSGFLTAFGAVIAFGVVYNGARILLAEKERELASLRVLGFTRREISGRLLGELGLQVVVGIPVGLVLGYGLAAFSITVMGPETLRIPLVITPRTYAFVAAAVAISGALSALLVRRKLDRLDLVAVLKMRE